ATAAAATTAAAGTAGAAACTACTAAGGGTACTTATCAAGAAAGAATTAAAGAGTAAAGAATAGTCTTTATAAAAGAGTCTTCAGATAAAATAAGTTCTGAAGGCTCTTTTATGAAAATTACCCATTGAAATATGAAATTTAACAAATCCCAAACACTTCAACAAATAGCAAAATTAATTAACACTGAATATATTGGTGATGCTGATTTTGAAATTTCAGGAATTAATGAAATTCATGTTGTAGAAAAAGGAGATATCGTTTTTGTCGATCATCCAAAATATTATGATAAAGCATTAAATTCTGCTGCAACTACAATATTAATCAACAAGAAAGTAGAATGCCCAGAAGGAAAGTCTTTATTAATTTCTGATGACCCTTTTCGTGATTTCAATAAAATAACAAATCATTTTAATCCTTTTATAACATCTAAAGTTAGCATTTCTGACTCTGCATTAATTGGAGAAAACACAATCATTCAACCAAATGTATTTATTGGAAATAATGTTTCAATTGGTAAAAACTGTGTAATTCATCCAAATGTAACTATTTATGACAATTCAGTAATTGGAAATAATGTTACCATTCATGCAAACACTGTTTTAGGAGCAGATGCTTTTTACTATAAAAACAGAGTAGAAGGATTTGATAAATTAATTTCAGGAGGAAGAGTTGTTTTAGAAGACAATGTAGATTTAGGTGCATCTTGTACAATTGATAAAGGTGTTTCTGGAGATACAACTATTGGAAAAGGTACAAAAATAGATAATCAAGTTCATGTTGGTCATGATACGAAAATCGGAAAAAAATGTTTAATAGCTTCACAAACAGGAATTGCTGGTTGTGTAATTATTGAAGATGAAGTAACAATTTGGGGACAAGTTGGTACAAATAGTGGAATTACAATAGGTAAGGGAGCTGTAATACTTGGTCAAACAGGAGTTACAAAATCTGTTGCAGGAGGAAAAAGTTATTTTGGAACTCCAGTATCAGAATCAAGAGAAAAATTAAAAGAAATGGCAGAAATAAAACGTTTTTTAAAAGATAGAAAGAATTCTTAAAATACTTTTTTAAAAACAATCAATAAACTATTTTTGCTTTACAACTAATATAAAAATCAAACCAATGAGTGTTTTAGTAAATAAAAATTCAAAAATTATAGTTCAAGGTTTTACAGGTAGTGAAGGTACTTTTCACGCTGGTCAAATGATTGATTATGGAACGAATGTTGTTGGAGGTGTAACTCCAGGAAAAGGAGGTCAAATACATTTAGGAAAACCAGTTTTTAATACAGTTTTAGAATCTGTAGAAAAAGTTGGAGCTGATACTTCTATAATATTTGTACCACCAGCTTTTGCTGCTGACGCAATTATGGAATCTGCAGATGCAGGAATTAAAGTAATTATTTGTATTACTGAAGGAATTCCTACTGCTGATATGGTAAAAGTGAAAGCATATATTGATAATAGAGATTGTAGATTAGTTGGACCTAACTGTCCAGGAGTAATTACTCCAGATGAAGCTAAAGTTGGTATTATGCCAGGTTTTATCTTCAAAAAAGGTAGAGTAGGTATCGTTTCTAAATCAGGAACATTAACATATGAAGCTGCTGATCAAGTTGTAAAACAAGGATATGGAATTACAACTGCAATTGGTATTGGTGGAGATCCAATTATTGGAACTACAACAAAAGAAGCTGTAGAGTTATTAATGAATGATGATGAAACAGAAGCAATTGTAATGATTGGTGAAATTGGTGGAAATCTAGAAGCAGAAGCTGCACAATGGATTAAAGCTGATGGAAACAGAAAGCCAGTTGTTGGTTTTATAGCAGGTCAAACTGCTCCAGCAGGAAGAACAATGGGGCATGCAGGTGCAATTGTTGGTGGTGCTGATGATACAGCACAAGCAAAAATGAAAATTTTAGCAGAAAATGGAATTCACGTTGTGAGTTCTCCAGCTAAAATTGGTGAAATGATTGCAAAAGTCTTAAAATAAGAAGACTTACATTAAAAAACTGTTAAAGTTTTATAATAAAATAGATTAAAATCCGTTGAATTCGTAAATTCAACGGATTTTCTATTTTAACCCAAATTTATAATTATGAAAAAAATTAAATTGCTATTTATTAGTTTTCTATTAGTTACAGCAGTAAGTTGTAAAACTGATACAAAAAAGAGTTATGAAGTTACTTCTAAGAAGGACACAAATGGATTAGCCTACGAAGCTGTAGAAAATGATCCAACAGGTTTACGTTTATATACTTTAGACAATGGTCTAAAAGTATATTTAAGTCAGAATTCTGATGAACCAAAAATTCAAACTTACATTGCCGTAAGAGCAGGTTCTAATTATGATCCTAAAGAATCTACAGGTTTAGCCCACTATTTAGAGCATATGGTTTTTAAAGGAACCCATAAAGTAGGTACTGCAGATTGGGAAACTGAAAAAACGTATTTAGACAAAATTTCGTCTTTATATGAACAACATAGAGCAGAAAAAGATGCTGACAAGAAATTAGCATTGTATAAAGAGATTGATAAAGTTTCTTTAGAGGCGTCTAATTATTCTATTGCCAATGAATATGATAAAATGACTGCTTCATTAGGAGCAACTGGTACAAACGCATATACTTGGTTTGAGCAAACAGTTTATACTAATAAAATTCCTGCAAATGAATTAGATAAATGGGTAAACTTAGAAGCAGAACGTTTTGGTACATTAGTTTTACGTTTATTTCACACAGAATTAGAAGCTGTTTTTGAAGAATTTAATCGTGGACAAGACAATGATTTTAGAAAACGTTATGCAGCAATGTTAGATGGTTTATTTCCTAATCATCCTTATGGACAACAAACTACAATTGGAACAGGAGATCATTTAAAGAATCCTTCAATGATTGATATTCATAATTATTTCAACAAATATTATGTGCCAAATAATATGGCAGTTGTTTTAGTTGGTGATTTTGAATTTGAACCAACAATCAAAAAAGTAAATGATGCTTTTGGTAAATTCGAAAGAAAAGAATTAACACATCCTACTTTACCTAAAGAAGAAAAAATTACTACACCAATTATAAATGAAGTATTTGGTCCAACATCAGAATCAATTTCTATAGCTTTTAGAGCTGAAGGTATAAATACAGATGAAGAAAAGTTTGTTACTCTTTGTGATATGATTATGGCAAATGGAAATGCTGGTATTATCGATTTAAATTTAAATCAGAAGCAATTAGTACAAAGAGCAAGTTGTTCTCCTACTTTTTTAAATGATTATGGATATCATTCTTTTACAGGTTCTCCAAAATCTGGTCAAACATTAGATGAAGTTAAAGAATTATTATTAGCTCAAATTGAAAAATTAAAAAATGGTGAGTTTGAAGATTGGATGATTGAGGCTGTTGTGAATGACTTAAAATTAAGTCAGACGAAACAATACGAAAGTAATTCAGCTTTAGCTGACACCTATGTGAATGCTTTTATTTATCAACAAGACTGGTCTAAAAGAGTTCAATTTTTAGATGATTTAAAGAAAATAACAAAAGAACAATTAGTTGCTTTTGCAAAGACTTTTTATCAAGATAACTATGTAGTAACCTACAAAAGAAAAGGGGAGGATACCAATATTGTAAAAGTAGCAAACCCAGGAATTACGCCAGTAAACTTAAACAGAGATAAGAGTTCAGAATATATAAAAGCATTCAACAAAAAGGAATCTGAATCTTTACAGCCAAAATTTATTGATTATAAAACTGCCATTAAAGAAACAAAAACGGATAATGGAATTAAAGTTTCTTACGTTTTAAATGAGAAAAATGATTTATTCGATATGAATATCATTTTTGACATGGGTAGTGATAATGATAAGAAATTAACGTTAGCGGCTGGATATTTAGAATACATTGGAACTGATAAATACACAAACGAAGAAATTAAAAAAGAGTTTTACAAATTAGGAATTTCTTATTATGTAAGTACTGCTAGCGATAAAACGTATGTTGGTTTAAACGGATTGAAAGAAAACTTACCAAAAGGATTAGAGTTATTAGAACATCTTTGGGATAATGCTAAAGCGGATAAAGATGCTTATAACAAATATGTAGAAAAAATTTACAAAGGGCGTCAAGATGGAAAAACTCAAAAAGGAAATATTCTT
The window above is part of the Polaribacter sp. SA4-12 genome. Proteins encoded here:
- a CDS encoding M16 family metallopeptidase — its product is MKKIKLLFISFLLVTAVSCKTDTKKSYEVTSKKDTNGLAYEAVENDPTGLRLYTLDNGLKVYLSQNSDEPKIQTYIAVRAGSNYDPKESTGLAHYLEHMVFKGTHKVGTADWETEKTYLDKISSLYEQHRAEKDADKKLALYKEIDKVSLEASNYSIANEYDKMTASLGATGTNAYTWFEQTVYTNKIPANELDKWVNLEAERFGTLVLRLFHTELEAVFEEFNRGQDNDFRKRYAAMLDGLFPNHPYGQQTTIGTGDHLKNPSMIDIHNYFNKYYVPNNMAVVLVGDFEFEPTIKKVNDAFGKFERKELTHPTLPKEEKITTPIINEVFGPTSESISIAFRAEGINTDEEKFVTLCDMIMANGNAGIIDLNLNQKQLVQRASCSPTFLNDYGYHSFTGSPKSGQTLDEVKELLLAQIEKLKNGEFEDWMIEAVVNDLKLSQTKQYESNSALADTYVNAFIYQQDWSKRVQFLDDLKKITKEQLVAFAKTFYQDNYVVTYKRKGEDTNIVKVANPGITPVNLNRDKSSEYIKAFNKKESESLQPKFIDYKTAIKETKTDNGIKVSYVLNEKNDLFDMNIIFDMGSDNDKKLTLAAGYLEYIGTDKYTNEEIKKEFYKLGISYYVSTASDKTYVGLNGLKENLPKGLELLEHLWDNAKADKDAYNKYVEKIYKGRQDGKTQKGNILWNGLMNYGKYGEDSPLRDIMQIDELKAINPEELVALIKDMKNYKQRIFYYGKDVDAAVASLNTNHKVYGDLKEYPVAKEYKESETGGNVFFTNYDMVQTELMFLAKGEPFKPENMAASTLFNTYFGSGLSSIVFQEIRESKSLAYSAFAAYRGASKKDSPNYVMAYVGTQANKLEQAVDAMMELMNNMPEAEKQFNAAKEATLKKLAAQRITKSNIFWSYERLQKLGIDNDNREAMYNTIKGMTMEDLKAFFNKNIKGESYNVMVIGNKKDLNVESLQKLGKIKELDIDYLFNYVDKKEVKL
- the sucD gene encoding succinate--CoA ligase subunit alpha; the encoded protein is MSVLVNKNSKIIVQGFTGSEGTFHAGQMIDYGTNVVGGVTPGKGGQIHLGKPVFNTVLESVEKVGADTSIIFVPPAFAADAIMESADAGIKVIICITEGIPTADMVKVKAYIDNRDCRLVGPNCPGVITPDEAKVGIMPGFIFKKGRVGIVSKSGTLTYEAADQVVKQGYGITTAIGIGGDPIIGTTTKEAVELLMNDDETEAIVMIGEIGGNLEAEAAQWIKADGNRKPVVGFIAGQTAPAGRTMGHAGAIVGGADDTAQAKMKILAENGIHVVSSPAKIGEMIAKVLK
- a CDS encoding UDP-3-O-(3-hydroxymyristoyl)glucosamine N-acyltransferase, translating into MKFNKSQTLQQIAKLINTEYIGDADFEISGINEIHVVEKGDIVFVDHPKYYDKALNSAATTILINKKVECPEGKSLLISDDPFRDFNKITNHFNPFITSKVSISDSALIGENTIIQPNVFIGNNVSIGKNCVIHPNVTIYDNSVIGNNVTIHANTVLGADAFYYKNRVEGFDKLISGGRVVLEDNVDLGASCTIDKGVSGDTTIGKGTKIDNQVHVGHDTKIGKKCLIASQTGIAGCVIIEDEVTIWGQVGTNSGITIGKGAVILGQTGVTKSVAGGKSYFGTPVSESREKLKEMAEIKRFLKDRKNS